taagtgctataattgggtccccagcacttctatcaacttagaaaatttgaaaaagatcaacccagttacttagttttggtaaaccattctctgcaagcatgtgaataaataggtcattgaaatttggttccccTTGTGATGCCAGAAatggataataccgccccttaatctgcaactATTTAACCACAGCACTggcatttagtacagagatcagctcatttgcattttaaaggacacaccccaaaacagcgcattttgctcacacttacaaagaggcaattttaacatgttataataaattatctgtggggtattttgagcttaaattTCACATAAgtactctgggaacaccaaagatttattttacatcttaaaaaacttgtgaaatgtcccctttaaaatattgtgCACAAAATCTATAAACtgcttttttgtacattttggagATAGACCAGTGCCAAAGTTCACAGAGGGGGCATCCGCTTTCAGCTTAAATAAATGATGCATAAAACATTccacttataattttataataacatatttttaaaatttgctTACAATGCCAATATAAGGTAGTTAAAATATTATcttatgtaaaataattatttcaatTTTGCTCGCTCCATCTCAAAGTGCTTGCCAACTTAATGGAAAAAATCAAAAGGAAAGATGGATGTAAGGTTGGGGGGCTCATATTGTCGTATATGTACATGGGGGGCAAGGAAAAacgtttgggaaccactgctctcTGCACTGTATTGAAAGGTCAAATTTAAGACATCTTAAGATGAACATTGGATTATCAGAGGAATCCTTGGATCATAAACGTGGAACATAAGAGCAGCACTGCAGAAGATCCTACATCGTTTTTTTAAACTCGTGATATTGCATTCACATGGCGTTTTTTTTTATCTCAAATTTCATTAGGATGAAGGCTGCTCCTCTTCAGAAGAACCTTTTAGCAGTCAGTTGATTTTAATTCACTTAGGGTCCATGCTTTTTAAGTTGTTAAATGCCCAAATTTCTATATGGCCAGAAAAGTCTTTTAATGTTAGGAGCTGAAAGTGTTAAATATAAGGAAAATAAATTTTCCATCTCTTCTAAATGTCATAATAACACAGTGATTTATTATGTGATATAGCCACacctaaataaataatattaaaataatttaatattttgtaaacACAGCTTTGAAACCTTTATGAGTGTGGAAAAACTTGATACTTAACCAAATTTATTTAGATCACGTGACATTAAAATGATTATGtgcaaaataatttgttttcCCTAACGGTTTATCGAGAACATGTGGTCAATTTCTCATTATCATAAATGCAAATGTCCTATTAAATATATATCCACATAAATGAAGAGAACCCTTTCGTCCATCTTATAAATTTGGGCctttacataaacaaatgccATTTTAAATAGATAGTACAGAGAATAAACAAGTTAATTGTACAGGTTACCCCGCGGTCATCTCAGGACACTGATGCTTCGAGGCGTGCCATAGCGCGTTCATGTGACAGCGCAGTAAAGATGCGTCCTAAAAGAGTTTGCATCGAGCCAAACTGCATCAGTTCTGAGTCCGACCGCCGCTCGACTCACATCTTTGGATGTCCTCTATTGCTTTACATTTGTGTCGGGTGAAAAGGAAGATAACAAAAGAGAAAGAGTGAAGCTTTTAGCTATGGGAGCTACCGCGTCATCCGCGCAACGGGACAGCAGAGATGATGAAGACGCAGCGGCGGAGCAGCGGACTGCAGAGACGAGCGATGCTCCGGAGGATGACACGGTGAGATAAGCTAAACCTAAACACAGATGATCCTTAAAGCTTTACAGGTAACATCTTTCTCTGGGAAAATGTGAGCTGTGTCGCATAACAATGAGCTACAGACAGATTATGGGGCATCGTGAAGTGCAGTTTGCTTCTAAACATGTCTATGATGCCCAAAAATGTGTACCtttttttgtaccttttttgagTGTCCATGTAGATTTAGATGGGCTTGGATATGACAAGGGAGCAACGGTTTGGGATTAAATTATTGTAAACACTTTTTGGTTTTGCTTAGTAAACCCTTGTAACCAAAAATGTATTCTGGTCTCACCACAATAACAATAATTTAACCATGGTATTTGTAAAACTACAATCATTCCACCAAATTGTTTCTACTTTCACATTTAGGCATTTACATTCaccagatgcttttatccaaagtgacttacaaagattaggaaacaTTCTTCACTAAAAATCTATTTACTGGCCCATCAGAAACAACAAAACTGTATCACTGCTGTTTTCCTATCATGTGAATTGAATTTCTTAATTTGCCGTCTAaataattttattgtattagaatttaaaatgcatttgtacacttttaaaaatatgtttgtcaAATCACAACTCATCTTTCTGCAATATTTGGTAAGTTTTATAAGTTGTTTAGGACTAGTTTGGGTGCATTAATAAATTGGGATACAGCAGTGCTCTTTTCCCAAAGGATAGATGAAATTTTCCTGTGCTGCACTCCACTGTACATGGTATTCCCACGTTAACACGATGAGGTCAGCTATAGTTTAACAGGAAGTCCGtaaatatgcatttattttttgttgtagttatttataaataattaaaaggCCCCTGGTTAAGCAACATTGTTAAACATTCAGAAAATCCAGTCGGTCTGAATCCATgtataaagttttatttaatttaacattaattttaaatagtGATATAGTCAGTTTACTGATGATGAAAAAGTTGGAAATTTGCTCCTTAAATTGAGCTGGGACGTGCACTTtttgaatatttaaaatatgcaaaataataaatgtttccTCTTTTCTTGATTAATCATATAAGGATGTTTTGTTTACATTGTGTGTCACAGATTTATCTGTGCATTTTTGTACACAGTTGCCACAGAGGAATGGACAGATCTCCAGTTTGAACCTAAAGACAAAGAACCATGCAGATGAAATAAATGGACACTTAACAGAGAGGGTACTTACAGATGGTGggtaaaattatattattattctCATTGGGACTGtatcttttaaaaatgtcctaatatgcaCCATTTTGTTATGCACCAATGTGTACCCTTGAggtagtctcgcgtagccagaccttcaatactgaaggtctggtgtttttctctgctttttctggacaaagcccgcccacgagctgtttgaccgacatgtcaaacaaccaatcacagtttgtttcgtctagcgtcgCGTTatgagccggctggcaacaagtcagttattgaaataaccagccgcaactgaatagcatctaaataaacaacattactcatcatagaacaacgttgtgcacttcatcaacagccacaccaatgagatgCTCCagttaaacatctgtttgaagcatatctcttcactttttaacacatacaagcaattcaggaaaactgaactttttgactccactaactacctcaagcaaaactcttcgacgtcttttagagagtctatgctgcgaactttgcatatttttagaatccaatgtttagctgatcatgataactggtcattattatccacgtgaacacgactaattctcttcctcaatggaacgtcagagctttgttttccagggaccgaaaccaATCGCGACACttgcgtctcctggaaatctggtttatttcaaccaatcaaagacgactttgacattctcacagggtttccagaaaagtgtacgaaaaacatcagacgtttagccaacagtctgtgggcgtgaggtctgaggctgagactacccttgaggtaccaatatgccccttttttaggtacaaaatgtactttttgaaaaaaataccaccccagtgacaacttagaaacacttaataataataataacactgtAGTAAAGATGCTGGTACAAATGTTTAATGAATTAACCACCCATTGACACCCCTAAAATGATAGATTCATCAATAATGTATATTGTGTTATCATTTACTGAAATATTGTTTCAAACATGTATGACTGTCTTCAGAGGAACACAAAATACAGAATGTTAAAGGAACTGACGACCTCGGACACCAATTTACTGTTTGAAGCAacatgaggttgagtaaattatagttttaatcattttttattttttgtcagtTTGCTCAGGGTTTGTTACTGTGAAAGAAGACGGCAGAGAGACAATTAAAGACCTTCAGGATGTGGTCTCCCATCaaccaaacacaaacaaaacaacaaagaacaaaagCAGAGAGATGATTCATGAAGAGGACATAACCGTAACGGAGGAAACTATGGAGATTACAGAAGTAAACAGTATCAATGAAGTTGGATTCAAAAAAGTATTTCGATTTGTTGGATTTAAGTTCACCCTGAAAAAAGACGCATGTGACAAAACTGATGGTGAAAGACTACTAGCTAATGAGAAAGAGGGAGACACATCAGAGGACTACAATGATCTGGTGTCTGCCCAGCCCAAGACACCTGAAACttctcaaaaaacaaaaaataaaacagagctTGACCAGGGCACAAGGATGATAGAAGTCACACATGAGAAAGAAAAGGCAAATGTGGTTGAAGCCAGTTATGAATCAGAAGAGCCGATGTCACCAATCAAGCAATTCTTTACACAGGGAATCTTTGGCAgtttaagaaagaaaaagaaagaaaatgaaatagagagagagactaaTGAAGAGGGACTCAGAATAATTGATAAAATAGATTGCGTAGACTCAGAGAAGTCAGAGAGAACTGAAAAGGTGGATAGTAAATGCATGTGCCTCGATATCCCTAGTATTATGTATGAGGAACAAAAAGATGAACAGCAGAAAGGCAGCACATTAGTACCTGAAGAAGAGTCTTTAGAGAAAGATAAGGTACAAGGAAGCCCCTTCAAAAGACTTTTTAGAAAATTGTCCTCAAGACGGCAGAGAGAAAATAAGCATGTGAAAATTGAAGATGAGGAAAAAGTCACTGAGTCATCCTTAGATTTGACAGAGGTCCAGAAAGAAGAGGAACCAGTGCCGGGAGAACCAAAACCTGCCGTGGAGCAAGTTGCTGATGCCAGCCCTCAAGAGTCCAAAAAGAAATCTGACTCCACCGTTTCCTGGGAGGCCCTGATTTGTGGCAGCTCTGCTAAAAAAAGAGCTAGACAAACAAACGAGGCTGAAACACAAGACGAATATGGGAAAACAACTGAATCTCCACTTGGAAGTTCTGTTGAGGGTGATTATGATCATCTTACATCCTCCAATGAGCAAGATGGGGAGGGAGAGTCCACATggaaaacctttaaaaaaatggtcACCCCCAAAAGGAAGATGAGAACTGGAGAAGGTAGTTCATCTGAACATGAACCTTCAGACAGTGAAATTAACAAAGATGACTCATTTTCTGTGATGAAACTTATAACGGGGTGTAAAAAGAGAAGATCTGATGAAAGGCAGGAACAGACATCATCTGATGAGACTGGTAAGGATGCTGAAACGggtgatgaagatgatgaaacACCAGCTATTATTCCTTTGTCTGAGTATGAAATAGTTGATCCTGAAAGTGTAAAAGAGGTGAATGATCAGCAATCTGAAGCTACAAGCGAACATGAGATGCCAGAGTTGAATTCACAAGAGTTAGAACAGGAGACACCAAATGAGTCTGAACCCAAGCAGGTTGCAGGTAAAGTTTCAAATAAAGCTAGACCATTAATCATACATGTTCGATCAGAGGACTTTGAAGAACTGACAGACTTTGTAAGTAAACATCAACAACTGAGTGATATACCAGAGGAAGGGATCATCGAGGAAAGCATCCAAACACCAACAACATCTGCTGAATGGGTAACACAGGATGACACCTTAGCAGAAGATATTGTAGATTTGACAGCGGATGCGGTCACCGCCCCAGAGCCTGCAAGTGAGGAATTTGTTGGGGATAACAGTACTGAAATGGTCTCGGCACTCTCCCAACTTACAGAATCAGCCAGGACGTCTGGAAACGTCACTCCAGTGTCGGCTGAATATGGTGTGCAAATGTCAAATATGATCTTTCAAGAAGGTCTTCAATCCATCTGCATGACTCCAAGCGTTCAATCAGTAACAACGAAGGATGAAAGCCAAGAATCTCTAGCAGTGTCATTTTCACCTTATATAATACATACAACCACCGGAAGAGAAACTAAAGTTTTGGTTGCACATATGAGAACGGAGGCATCGGCAATATGTACAGGCCTTATATCTCAAGAAATAGAATCTGTTGAAGAACTTCTCAATGCACCTTTAGTAGAGGCGATACCTGAAGTAAGCGATGCTGTCCCAACTGAATTAGTATCTGATAACCTTACAGATGCACCTGAAGTAGCaggatttggcacagatgaggTCTATGAAGCTCAAATCTGGGAAGTAAAGACAGAGTGTCGGGAAGTAATTATAACAACTACGAATGAAGTAGAAGAAGCTGTCACCGAAACTGAACTAGATGTAGAGCAAGCAATTCAACTGATGGCAGAGCCACTTACGGAGGTGACGGTGGAGTCCCATGTGGTGCATATGGTGGACGAAAAAGAGGAATGTATAACAGAACTAGTAACTGGTGTTCAACTCAGAACGGCTGAATTGCCAATAATTGATACAATGCAAAGTGAAGCTGTGTTGGATCAGGTCATTTCAGAATACACCCTTGGTCCTGAAACAGAGGGTCCATTACATTTAAGGTTGGAGGAACAACCTGTAAATTACACTGAAGTAACTGCTAAAGTTGAAAAAGAGTCAACAGACGAAAAGGTAAACATAGAAGAAGTTGAATTGATACATACAGATGAACATGAAATCCAAGTGGACATAAAAGATGCAATCCCAAAAACAGCAGAAACAGAAATAAATTATATGCATGAAGTGATTTCGTCAGGTGATTCAGCAGTGATTATGAAGGACATTAATGAAAAAGTGGAAGATACTATTGAGGAAAAGATTGTACAGCAGGACATTAAGGACATAACTGCAGAGCAGAGTATAAATGTTGTTGCATTAAGAGTGGATCGAAATATTGAAACGGAACACATTTCAGAAACTGCAGTTGAATCATTATCCAGAGTGCAGTTTGAAGAAAAACAACTGGAGATGGCAAGTAAGGAGGTGTTGCTTCCAGGAATAGTATTAGTTGAGGAGACTGTAGAAGTGGATGAAGTTACAACAGAACTTGACATGTCAAGCAACAAAGTGGATACTGATGTGGACAATATCAGGGTGATGGAAAGTGCACGTGAAGAAGCGGACACCATTGATACTTCTAAAAAAGAGAAACTTGCAGAGAAGCAAGAGGATCAGTTTACAAACTCTGAAAGTGATGATTCGGAAAATCAAGAGGTTTTCGCTTATGCGAATATTTGTACGGTATTTCCTGAAATGATTGAGCAGGATGTAGGAATTTTTAATGTAGAGACAGCTCAGGCATTTAAGGCTAAATATGTTTCTGAGATTTCAATGGATGTATTAGAGAACAAAGAAATAACAGCATATCCTGGAGCTAGATCAAAAGTAATACTGACAGATCTTGAGTCTGTGATGCCCCAAGATAAGACAAGAGAAGCTGAGACAGAAGAAATTGGACACAGTCCAGAAACAACTAAGAAAGTTAAGACTGGTGAAGTATTAGAGACAGTTGTCATTACTGAGAACACAACAAACCAGTCAGAGAAACCTGTCGAGGTCCAACTAGAAGTGCAGGCACTTGCAATATCTGAGCTAACACGGACAACAGAACAGGAGGATACATCAACAATGCCTCTGATAAGTGGTGAAGCAATGGGTGGTGACCAAATGGACCAGGCAAGAGTACAGTCAGTAACAATAGCTATTCCAGAAATAAAAGAAAAGATCCCTGACGTTACCAAACTTGAACCTGAAAGCCCAAAGCCAACTCTAACTGAAGTGACTGTAACAGCTTTGACAGAGTCTGTACAAATGGCACAAAACAATGCTGCTCTGCAAATGGACAACAATACTGTGATTGAACAGAGGGATGGAGCAACAGAAAAGACAAGGTTTACATGTGAACCTCCTGaacaattattagaaaaactAGTAGCAGTGGAGTTAATAGAAAAGGCAGAAATGAAAGATGTAATACCAGCAGTAATATATCTGAAAGAGGAGAAATCTGCTGTTACCACGCCAGAATTAGCACCCATAGTACAGGTCCCACTGTTGACCTctgaaatgaaaacagaaacacCAGAAGTTACTGCTTCTGAGATACAAACACAAGCAGCAATTAAACTCAGGGCAGCAACCCTTGAAATGACAGACCCAAAGCAAGAAATGCCTATGGTGGCAGAAGTTAAAATAGAGACTCAGCTGAGTGTGGAGACACCAGTCGTGACATCAGTGGTTACAGTACTTGAAGTAGAAACACCGGGGGTTGCATCTATGGCAAAAACTGTAGATACACCCACTTCTGCTATAACAACACTGAACAAAATGACTGATACCTCAATGCTGACAACAGTGGTCAGAAAGCAAGAAGTGGATTTGCCCACTTTGATGGTGACATCAGCTGCAGCTCCAGGTTTACTTACACCAGTTGTGATTCTAGACAGCATGTCAGTGGAAGAAACATCTGTTGTGACTCTAATGGAAGAAGCACTACCTGTTGATCCAGTGGCAAACACAGTTGTAGAGATGCACAATGTGATCACAGTGGTAGAGACACCTAACATACCAACAGAGGCTGCACCTACAGTAGACACTACAACTGGAACAACAGTAGCAGCAGAAACATCAGTTTATTCGTTTACAACAGTCAAACTCACTGAAGCTTTAGTGGCACAGACATCAGCCGTGCCCACAGTGCTAGAAATGCCAAACCTGGTGGTGCAGACACCTGTTTTAGATTCAGTGGTAGTGACACCAGCTCTAGCTCCTGCGGTGGAGACACAAGCTGTTGTTTTAGTGACAGAGGCAGTACCTGCAGTAACAGTCACGCCAGGAGCAACATCAGCTGTGAGCCCAGTAGTCGAAACTCCAGTTACTTCCATCACATCACCTAAACCAACTGTGGCTGCAATGGCACAGACATTAGTTGTGACACTAGTGGAAGAAACAACAGCATTGGTTTCAGATACAGCATTGGAAACAGAAGTTGTAGGTCCGGTGTCAGGAATGTTTTCTGTGAGTCCAGAAGAAGAAACATCATGTATGACACAAATGGTAGAAACACCAGATCTGGATTCAGTGATGGTAACACAGCCTGCGGCTCAACTTGTAACACCAGATGTGACTACTAGAGCAGAAACATCAGTTCTAAGTCCAGTAACTAAAACTTCAGCAGTTGCAGTGGCAGAGACTCCAGTGGTACTGACACCA
This is a stretch of genomic DNA from Misgurnus anguillicaudatus chromosome 7, ASM2758022v2, whole genome shotgun sequence. It encodes these proteins:
- the akap12a gene encoding uncharacterized protein akap12a, producing MGATASSAQRDSRDDEDAAAEQRTAETSDAPEDDTLPQRNGQISSLNLKTKNHADEINGHLTERVLTDVCSGFVTVKEDGRETIKDLQDVVSHQPNTNKTTKNKSREMIHEEDITVTEETMEITEVNSINEVGFKKVFRFVGFKFTLKKDACDKTDGERLLANEKEGDTSEDYNDLVSAQPKTPETSQKTKNKTELDQGTRMIEVTHEKEKANVVEASYESEEPMSPIKQFFTQGIFGSLRKKKKENEIERETNEEGLRIIDKIDCVDSEKSERTEKVDSKCMCLDIPSIMYEEQKDEQQKGSTLVPEEESLEKDKVQGSPFKRLFRKLSSRRQRENKHVKIEDEEKVTESSLDLTEVQKEEEPVPGEPKPAVEQVADASPQESKKKSDSTVSWEALICGSSAKKRARQTNEAETQDEYGKTTESPLGSSVEGDYDHLTSSNEQDGEGESTWKTFKKMVTPKRKMRTGEGSSSEHEPSDSEINKDDSFSVMKLITGCKKRRSDERQEQTSSDETGKDAETGDEDDETPAIIPLSEYEIVDPESVKEVNDQQSEATSEHEMPELNSQELEQETPNESEPKQVAGKVSNKARPLIIHVRSEDFEELTDFVSKHQQLSDIPEEGIIEESIQTPTTSAEWVTQDDTLAEDIVDLTADAVTAPEPASEEFVGDNSTEMVSALSQLTESARTSGNVTPVSAEYGVQMSNMIFQEGLQSICMTPSVQSVTTKDESQESLAVSFSPYIIHTTTGRETKVLVAHMRTEASAICTGLISQEIESVEELLNAPLVEAIPEVSDAVPTELVSDNLTDAPEVAGFGTDEVYEAQIWEVKTECREVIITTTNEVEEAVTETELDVEQAIQLMAEPLTEVTVESHVVHMVDEKEECITELVTGVQLRTAELPIIDTMQSEAVLDQVISEYTLGPETEGPLHLRLEEQPVNYTEVTAKVEKESTDEKVNIEEVELIHTDEHEIQVDIKDAIPKTAETEINYMHEVISSGDSAVIMKDINEKVEDTIEEKIVQQDIKDITAEQSINVVALRVDRNIETEHISETAVESLSRVQFEEKQLEMASKEVLLPGIVLVEETVEVDEVTTELDMSSNKVDTDVDNIRVMESAREEADTIDTSKKEKLAEKQEDQFTNSESDDSENQEVFAYANICTVFPEMIEQDVGIFNVETAQAFKAKYVSEISMDVLENKEITAYPGARSKVILTDLESVMPQDKTREAETEEIGHSPETTKKVKTGEVLETVVITENTTNQSEKPVEVQLEVQALAISELTRTTEQEDTSTMPLISGEAMGGDQMDQARVQSVTIAIPEIKEKIPDVTKLEPESPKPTLTEVTVTALTESVQMAQNNAALQMDNNTVIEQRDGATEKTRFTCEPPEQLLEKLVAVELIEKAEMKDVIPAVIYLKEEKSAVTTPELAPIVQVPLLTSEMKTETPEVTASEIQTQAAIKLRAATLEMTDPKQEMPMVAEVKIETQLSVETPVVTSVVTVLEVETPGVASMAKTVDTPTSAITTLNKMTDTSMLTTVVRKQEVDLPTLMVTSAAAPGLLTPVVILDSMSVEETSVVTLMEEALPVDPVANTVVEMHNVITVVETPNIPTEAAPTVDTTTGTTVAAETSVYSFTTVKLTEALVAQTSAVPTVLEMPNLVVQTPVLDSVVVTPALAPAVETQAVVLVTEAVPAVTVTPGATSAVSPVVETPVTSITSPKPTVAAMAQTLVVTLVEETTALVSDTALETEVVGPVSGMFSVSPEEETSCMTQMVETPDLDSVMVTQPAAQLVTPDVTTRAETSVLSPVTKTSAVAVAETPVVLTPALVSVIVREAAPPEVTPKMTAVVEVSAVDLVVETTSSLSVTADTPVMIPEKTLTVVSVEKTLDLTSPVETPVVGGLIGTSARTSVLEAPQVTPAVEIPLIAPVLVTPYVMATVNETMLQDKTETEPSVEAEDDVKPSLMNQKEVKTLVLPEEAKGFLQHEAPMVTPTEPQSVVEDVWEDAVDNVGDGHCQMMQTDVSPQEVSDSGI